One part of the Candidatus Omnitrophota bacterium genome encodes these proteins:
- a CDS encoding BatD family protein — MKKIIILMSLVLHFGPCALADDFEFNASVDSNKVFINSAFNLSLTFSGSQDLPAPDLKQIEGFDWRYIGPATRISIINGARSSSITHNYILTPIKTGSLIIPGFEVEYKGKVYVSEPINMDVSEPQAGHQGFADEGQALPDGNDHDKRVFLILDAAKEAVYAGEKLPVTISLYINNLAVRDIAYPQYAHDGFLMDKWSKPSQYTKLANGISYNVVAFETFLYSLYPGRFTIGPAEIACNLVYKKSAGRKSMSFFTSDPFEDFFTGYEARPASFKSNEFAVEVMPLPDEGRPGDFSGAVGEFAMSVKASPHRVNAGDPITLTIEIQGSGNFDTVIAPLLEKEDGFKKYEPEVSQSFSKKVFQQVIIPISDSVKEIPAFTFSFFDPALKAYKTIKSLPIPIEVMPNPEGRERLIVSSPDIDRNRDADQIEALGKDIVYIKEGLGLLRPAGRPFCLRGLFFVILFIPFVLVPSALIIKRRYERFNSDAGYARKCRAHKIALKNIKEMDNAMAKGDGDRFFQYAIRGLKQYLGDKFHLPSAGITGDIVPSLRKEAIPDDIIREIEEFFNICDMARYAPLKARTKDMEKPYKLFRSIVGKLERSLRMNAKYILITFFLLSLSACACAADFTEERKLYVKSNVDYARGDYEKAVSGYKEILNKGLESGALYYNLGNAYFKNNDLGRAIANYLLALKLMPRDHDLMSNIEYARSLVKNNIRPPHRGPLMNQVFRLSSKLTLDAAAYIFIFLYYLFALAVLALVFKTRGKRFLICLVWASGVLLTIFSFVFYCNLKQNYLDKKAVVVNQGLEARFEPFDTATVYFLLDTGQEVSIVDHGQGWIRVKRPDGRQGWVKKDGIEKV, encoded by the coding sequence ATGAAAAAAATTATAATATTAATGTCTTTAGTATTGCATTTCGGGCCTTGCGCCTTGGCCGATGACTTTGAATTCAACGCGAGCGTTGACAGCAACAAAGTGTTTATCAACTCCGCGTTTAACCTTTCTCTGACTTTTTCAGGCTCACAGGATTTACCCGCCCCTGACCTGAAACAGATAGAAGGTTTTGATTGGCGTTATATCGGCCCCGCGACGCGTATATCTATAATCAATGGAGCCCGTTCCAGTTCCATAACCCATAATTATATATTGACCCCCATAAAAACAGGTTCCTTAATCATTCCCGGTTTTGAGGTTGAATACAAAGGCAAGGTATATGTGTCCGAGCCTATAAATATGGACGTGTCAGAGCCGCAGGCCGGGCACCAGGGTTTTGCTGACGAAGGGCAAGCTCTGCCGGACGGAAACGATCATGATAAGCGCGTGTTTTTGATTCTTGACGCCGCAAAAGAGGCAGTTTACGCGGGTGAAAAACTCCCGGTAACCATATCATTATACATAAATAACCTGGCTGTGCGTGATATAGCATATCCTCAATATGCCCATGATGGTTTTTTGATGGACAAATGGAGCAAGCCGTCACAGTATACCAAACTCGCAAACGGGATAAGCTATAATGTGGTCGCGTTTGAGACATTCTTATACAGCCTCTATCCGGGCAGGTTTACCATCGGCCCGGCTGAAATAGCCTGTAATCTTGTTTATAAAAAATCCGCCGGAAGAAAAAGTATGTCTTTTTTTACATCAGACCCTTTTGAGGATTTTTTCACAGGTTATGAGGCGCGGCCGGCAAGTTTTAAATCCAATGAATTTGCCGTTGAGGTAATGCCTCTTCCTGACGAAGGCAGGCCAGGCGATTTTTCGGGCGCTGTAGGGGAATTTGCCATGTCTGTCAAGGCCTCTCCGCACAGGGTAAATGCCGGAGATCCGATAACTCTTACAATTGAGATACAAGGAAGCGGTAATTTTGATACTGTTATAGCCCCTCTCCTGGAAAAAGAAGACGGATTTAAAAAATACGAACCCGAGGTTTCACAGTCATTTTCCAAAAAGGTTTTCCAGCAGGTTATTATTCCAATAAGCGATTCGGTAAAAGAGATACCTGCCTTTACTTTTAGTTTTTTTGACCCAGCCCTCAAGGCGTATAAGACCATTAAAAGCCTGCCGATTCCCATTGAAGTAATGCCAAATCCGGAGGGCCGGGAACGCTTGATAGTATCATCGCCTGATATTGACCGTAACCGGGACGCAGATCAGATTGAGGCATTGGGAAAGGACATCGTTTATATCAAAGAAGGCTTAGGTTTATTAAGGCCTGCCGGCAGGCCATTTTGCCTTCGCGGCCTGTTTTTTGTCATATTATTTATACCATTTGTTCTTGTGCCGTCAGCCTTGATAATTAAGCGCAGATACGAGAGGTTTAATTCCGACGCCGGATACGCGCGAAAATGCCGCGCCCATAAAATCGCGCTGAAAAATATCAAAGAAATGGATAACGCAATGGCTAAGGGTGACGGCGATAGGTTTTTCCAGTACGCCATAAGAGGCCTTAAACAATATTTAGGCGATAAATTCCACCTGCCGTCAGCCGGCATAACCGGTGATATCGTCCCCAGTCTTCGCAAAGAGGCAATCCCGGACGATATTATAAGAGAAATAGAAGAATTTTTTAATATATGTGACATGGCACGGTATGCTCCATTAAAAGCGCGGACAAAAGACATGGAAAAACCGTATAAATTATTCAGGTCTATTGTGGGCAAACTGGAAAGATCGCTAAGGATGAACGCAAAATATATTCTGATAACGTTTTTTTTGCTGAGCCTGTCCGCATGCGCGTGTGCCGCGGATTTTACAGAAGAGCGAAAATTATACGTAAAATCAAATGTAGATTACGCGCGCGGGGATTACGAAAAGGCTGTATCAGGTTACAAAGAGATTTTAAATAAAGGGCTTGAGTCCGGGGCCTTGTATTATAACCTGGGCAATGCCTATTTTAAAAATAACGACCTGGGCAGGGCGATAGCGAATTATCTATTGGCTTTAAAATTGATGCCGCGAGACCATGATTTGATGTCAAACATAGAATACGCGCGATCACTTGTAAAAAACAATATAAGGCCGCCTCACCGGGGCCCGTTAATGAACCAAGTTTTTCGGTTGTCATCAAAGCTTACCCTGGATGCCGCGGCATACATTTTTATATTTTTATATTATTTATTCGCATTGGCTGTTTTGGCCCTTGTTTTTAAAACCCGCGGTAAGAGATTTTTGATTTGCCTGGTTTGGGCATCCGGGGTATTGCTTACCATATTTTCATTTGTGTTTTATTGTAACCTGAAACAAAACTATCTGGATAAGAAAGCTGTTGTCGTTAACCAAGGGCTTGAGGCGAGATTTGAACCTTTTGATACAGCCACAGTTTATTTTTTATTGGATACGGGCCAGGAGGTTTCTATTGTTGATCATGGCCAGGGATGGATAAGGGTCAAGCGGCCTGACGGCAGGCAGGGGTGGGTGAAGAAAGACGGTATTGAAAAAGTATAA